The bacterium DNA segment CGCCCACCGGATCGCGGTATGGCAGGTCTTCGTCTATCTCGTGCTGGTCGGCTGCACGACCGCGATGAACAGGCCGGCGGTCAACGGGCTTGTCTACGACGTCGTGGGAGAAGCGCTGCTGCTCAACGCCAGCGCCTACCAGTTCATGGCGGGCAGCGTCGTCCGCGTCGTCGGCGCGCTGGCGGGCGGCGTCATCATTGACCGGCTCGGCATCGCCGACAACTACATTCTCATCGCCGTCGTGTACGCGGGCGCCGCGGCCTCCGTCGGGGTGCTGCGGCGTCCGGCCGCAGCGCGGCCTCCGCACGAGCCGTTCAGCCGCGCGGTCGCGGACGGCTTCCGCTACGTGTTCCGCACGGCGCGGCTCCGGCGCCTCTTGCTGCTGAGCCTGTCGATCGAAGGCTTCGGCTTCTCGACCAACTCGATGCTGCCCGTCATGGCGCGGGACGTGCTGCGTGTTGGCGGCATCGGACTCGGCAACCTGGTGGCGATGAGCGGCGTCGGGCAGTTCCTCGCGACGATGCTGGTCGCGCGGCGCATCGAGCTCCGCCACCTCGGGACCGTCGTCGTGGGAGCGTCGATCGGCTTCGGCGCGTTCATCGTGCTGTTTGCGCTGTCTCCGTGGTTCGCGCTGTCGCTCGTGCTTATCGCGGTGGTCGGATTCATGGGCACGGCGTACGACACCACGATGTCGACGTCGTTCCAGGTGGGCGTGGCCGATGCGATGCGGGGACGCGTCCTCGGTCTCTACTCCGCCACGTTCGGGCTCAGCTCGATCGGCGGCCTGTGCATCGGCGCAGCGGCGACCGTTCTCGGCACGCCGATCGCGCTCGCCCTCAGCGGCGCGGCCGTCGTCGCGAGCGGTGTCGGGCTCGTCCGGCGCCGCCACACCCTCGGCCGGCCTGAGGACGCCTCAGGGAGCGGCGTTGTGAACGGGCAGATCGCAGAAGCTGACCGTTGAAGCGGCGCCTGCTTCCTCTAGCCGACTCCAGCATGCCCCTGATCCCCTGTGGTGGACCGCCGGCCGGTTACGAATACGGCCGCTACTCTAGGCTAGCGTGGTCTTCCGGTCCATGAAAAGGATGCTGGCCCCCGGCTCAGACGCCGAGCAGCGCGGCGGCGTTTCCCCCGAGAATGCCGGCGCGGTCCGCCTCCGGGATCTTGAGTGCCCGGATGCTCTCCAGCATCAGCGGGATGCTGCCGATCTGGTGGGGGTAGTCGCTGCCCGCGAGGAGACGGCCGGCGCCTGCAAACTGAATCGCGAGGCTCAGCGCAGCGGGATCGAAATTCACGGTGTCATACCAAAAATGTGCCTTGAGATACGCGCTCGGCGGCTTCCCGATGCGCGCGCGGCACTCGCGGAACGCCCGGTACCCGCGGTCGAGCCGCTCCGCGAGATATGGAATCGTCCCTCCAAGATGGCTCAGCACCCAACGAATCCTTGGAAAACGCTCGACAACGCCGGCAAACACGAGATGGGCGGCGGCAAGCGTCGTATCGAAAAGAAAGCCGCAGAGCGGCATGAGCCAATACTCGGTCATCGACTCGACGCCCACCGGCGACGTCGGGTGGATGTGCAGCACGGCGTCGTGAGCGTTCGCGACTTCATAGATCGGCCAGAATCGCTCGTCGGCGAGCGCCACCCCGTTCACATTCGCGAACAGCATCGCCCCGCGAAAGGCGAGCGGCCCGAGACAGCGCTCCAGCTCCGCGGCGGAGGCCTTCGGGTCATTGAGCGGCAGCGTGCCGAGCGCGCCGAAGCGGCGCCCGCGCTCCGCGACGATCTGCGCGAAGGCGTCGTTCACGAGGCGCGCGAGGTCGACCGCGCGGCGCGGCTCCTCCACGTGCGTGCCGGGCGTCGTCAGCGTGAGAATCTGCCGGTCGACGCCGTGTTCGGCGAGCACGCGCTCCCGGTACTCGATGTCGCGGTGGCCGCGGAC contains these protein-coding regions:
- a CDS encoding MFS transporter, producing the protein MPAATPFRVPGFRWLWLSSLCTSAAYTVEVLSHGWLVLELTNSPFWVGVAVAVRGVSQTLCGIPAGLAADRFDRRTILVATQTTAATGGLVIAGLVYAHRIAVWQVFVYLVLVGCTTAMNRPAVNGLVYDVVGEALLLNASAYQFMAGSVVRVVGALAGGVIIDRLGIADNYILIAVVYAGAAASVGVLRRPAAARPPHEPFSRAVADGFRYVFRTARLRRLLLLSLSIEGFGFSTNSMLPVMARDVLRVGGIGLGNLVAMSGVGQFLATMLVARRIELRHLGTVVVGASIGFGAFIVLFALSPWFALSLVLIAVVGFMGTAYDTTMSTSFQVGVADAMRGRVLGLYSATFGLSSIGGLCIGAAATVLGTPIALALSGAAVVASGVGLVRRRHTLGRPEDASGSGVVNGQIAEADR
- a CDS encoding amidohydrolase family protein; protein product: MPIIDVHDHFYPPAYLDALAAHQGNVRVTHDAEGNPLLHYPGDYNIAVRGHRDIEYRERVLAEHGVDRQILTLTTPGTHVEEPRRAVDLARLVNDAFAQIVAERGRRFGALGTLPLNDPKASAAELERCLGPLAFRGAMLFANVNGVALADERFWPIYEVANAHDAVLHIHPTSPVGVESMTEYWLMPLCGFLFDTTLAAAHLVFAGVVERFPRIRWVLSHLGGTIPYLAERLDRGYRAFRECRARIGKPPSAYLKAHFWYDTVNFDPAALSLAIQFAGAGRLLAGSDYPHQIGSIPLMLESIRALKIPEADRAGILGGNAAALLGV